In Streptomyces paludis, the genomic stretch AGTCGGTCCGTGAGTCCGCGTGGGTGGACTGGAACCGGTACGTCGACGAGCAGTCGTTCGCCCAGGCGTTCCGCCAGGAACTGATCAGCGTCGGCTTCAACTCGGACATCGGCATGCTGATCGACACCTCGCGCAACGGCTGGGGCGGTTCGGCCCGGCCCGCCGGACCCGGCGCGACCACCACGGTGGACACCTATGTGGACGGCGGACGCTACGACCGCCGGATCCACCTGGGCAACTGGTGCAACCAGTCCGGTGCCGGACTCGGCGAGCGGCCGAGGAGCGCCCCGGCGGCGGGCATCGACGCGTACGTCTGGATGAAGCCCCCGGGCGAGTCCGACGGCTCCAGCTCGCTGATCCCGAACGACCAGGGCAAGGGCTTCGACCGGATGTGCGACCCGACCTACACCGGCAACCCGCGCAACAACAACCACATGTCGGGGGCGCTGGGGGGTGCCCCGATCTCGGGTGCCTGGTTCTCGGCCCAGTTCCGGCAGCTGATGGCGAACGCCTACCCGGCGCTGTAACGCCGTCATGCCGTAACACCGCACCGCTGTCACACCGCACCACCGCGGCGCCGTGAGAACACCGTGAGATCCACGCCGGACCGGCGGGCCCCCTGGGCCCGCCGGTTCCGTGCGTTCCGGGCTCGCGGGACACCCCGGTTACTTGTGCGTAGTCCACGCCGGGGAGGTGACATCGGCGACTGTCCCACCACTCGTCCGAATGAAAACGTTGGCCCTGTCAACAGCCGAGGGGGACCGAGTGAACAAGGGATACGCCGTATTCTGCGACGCGGACCGGCACTTCTACGACGCGCCGCACCGGCTGCCGTCCACCGGTGACGCGGGACACGGAGCCCTGTACGAGGCCGCCCACCGGTCGGCGCCGGAGGGCTGGCAGCGCCACCGCTCCGGGGACTGGCTGGCCTGGCGTCCCGTCGACGCCCAACTCCCCGCGCAGGGCTGGAAGATCCATGTCGCCGCCTGTCTGGACAACGCCGAGTCGGTCCTCGAACGGGTCATGGACTACTGCGTCCCGAGGGGCATCGCCTTCAAGTTCGTGCCGAGCCGGTATCTGCTCCACACCCGTAACGCCAAGTACGCGGACCGCGCCGCCAGCGGGAAGTTCATCACCGTCTACCCGGCCGACGACGAGCGGTGCGGTGCCGTCGCCGAGGAGCTGTCCGTCCTGCTGGCCGGCGAGCCCGGACCGTACATCCTGAGCGATCTGCGCTGGGGCGAGGGCCCGGTCCATCTGCGGTACGGCGGCTTCACCGAGCGGAGCTGTTACGACGCCGAGGGCACACTGCGCCCGGCCGTCGAGGACGCCGCGGGCCGGCTCGTCCCGGACCGGCGCGGACCGGTCTTCCGTATCCCCGCCTGGGTCACACCGCCGGGCTTTCTCCAGCCCCACCTCGACGCGCGGGACGCGACGACCGTCACCGGGCTGCCGTACACCGTCGAGCGGGCGCTGCACTTCTCCAACGGCGGCGGTGTGTATGTCGGCAGGCACCACGGGACCGGCGAGAAGGTGGTGCTGAAGGAGGCCAGACCGCACGCGGGCCTGGCCGCCGACGGGGCCGACGCCGTGACCCGGCTGGCGCGTGAACAGCGGGCGCTGGAAAGGCTGTCGGGGCTCCCGTACACCCCTTCGGTACGGGACAGCCTCACCCTCGGCGGCCACCGTTTCCTGGTGCTGGAGTTCATCGAGGGCAAGCCCCTCAACTCGTTCTTCGCCCGCAGGCATCCGCTGATCGACACCGATCCGGACCCGGCGCGGCTCGCCGAGTACACCGCGTGGGCCCTGCGGATCCACCGGCTGGTGGAGGAGGCCGTCGAGGCCGTCCACGCGCGGGGTGTGGTCTTCAACGATCTGCATCTGTTCAACATCATGGTCTCCGAGGACGAGTCGTCGGTGGTGCTCCTCGACTTCGAGGCGGCGGCCCATGTCGACGACAACAGCCGCCAGACCGTGGCGAATCCGGCCTTCGTCGCCCCGGCCGACCGGCGCGGCTTCGATGTCGACCGCTATGCCCTGGCGTGTCTGCGCATCGCGCTCTTCCTGCCGCTGACCAGCCTCTTCATCGTCGACCGGGCGAAGGCCCGGCATCTGGCGGAGATGGTGGCCGAGCGCTTCCCGGTCGACCGGGCGTTCCTGGACGCGGCGGTGGCCGAGATCCTCCGCGACACAGGCACCGACGCCGACGTCAACACCGGCTCCGAGAGCGACACCGGGAGCGGCTATCTGCCGGTCGGGCCCGCCGACTGGCCGCAGGCCCGGGACTCCATGGTGCGGGCGATCCTCGCCGCCGCCTCACCCGACCGGGAGGATCGATTCTTCCCCGGCGATATCGCCCAGTTCGCCACACCCGGCGGAGGCATGTCCTTCGGCTACGGAACGGCCGGGGTGCTGTACGCGCTCGCCGAGAGCGGCGCCGAGCGCTGTGTCCCGGCCGAGGAGTGGCTGCTCCAGCGGGTGAAGACGCCCGCCTCCGGCACCCCGCTGGGCTTCTACGACGGCCTCGCGGGCATCGCCTGGACCCTGAACCGGCTGGGTCACCCCCAACCCGCCCTGGAAACAGTCGATCTGATCCTGGATCAGCCCTGGGAGTCCCTCCCGCCCGATCTGCACAGCGGAGCCGCCGGGCTCGGCCTCGCGCTCTGCGCGCTGGCGGCGGACACCGGAGACCCCGTGCTGCACGCGGCGGCGGTGCGCTGCGCCGAACTGGCCGCCGCGGCCGTGGCCGGCGGACTGCCCCGCGCGGGCCTGCTGCACGGCGCCTCGGGCGTCGCGCTGCTCCTCGTCCGGCTGTACGAACGCACCGGCGAGGCCGCCCTGCTCGACCTCGCGGCCGACGCCCTGCGCCGTGATCTGGCCCGCTGCAAGCCCGGGATCGGCGGCTCCCTCCAGGTCGACGAGGGCTGGCGCACCATGCCGTACGCCGGCGGGGGCAGTGTGGGGATCGGGATGGTGCTCGACGACTATCTCGCCCACCGGTCCGACGACGGCTTCGAGCGGGCGCGCGCCGGCATCGTACGGGCCGCGCAGTCCCACTTCTACGCGCAGCCGGGGCTCTTCCGGGGCGCCGCCGGCATGGTGCTCCACCTCAGCCGCACCACGGCGACGGGTCCGGGCACCGGTGCCGAGGGCGTACGGCGGCAGATCACCACCCTCGGCTGGCACGCCATGACGTACCGGGGCCAACTGGCCTTCCCCGGCGAGCAGATGATGCGGCTGTCCATGGACCTGTCCACCGGCACCGCCGGTGTGCTGCTGGCCCTGGCCGCCGCCGCGCCCGCCTCGACGGCACACCTGCCGTTCCTCCCGCCGCTCCGGCGGCCCCAGACCGGCTCCAGCCAGGAGCCGTAACCAGCACACCGTCCCCATGAAGGAAAGGAAGAACCATGAACCTTCTCGACCTGCAGTCGATGGAGATCCCGCAGGAGGAGGCCATCGGTGAGACGGCCACCGCGAGCTACGCGAGCCTGCTGCTCTGCTTCGGCAGCGCGCTGAGCCTCCTCACCTGCTGACGTCGCCCCGGCGACCGAGGCCCCGGGCGGTCCGCCGCCCGGGGCCTCACCCCGTCCTCCCCCCTTTTTTTCCGGTCCGCAGGAGGCCCCTCCCCGATGAAGTTCCCTCGTCGTGGAGCCCCTGGCTCACGCGCCGCCGCCCCGACCGGACATGGCCTGCTGCGCGGCGCCGTCCGCCACAGCGCGGGCCGGACCGCCGCCGTCCTCTGCTGCTCGGCCGCGTCGGCGGGCGCCGCCCTCGCAGTGCCCGCCGCACTCGGCCGGGCCCTGGACCTGCTGCTCGACAGCGGCGGCGGCAGTGGCAGCAGCGGCAGTGGCTTCGACGGTGGCAGCGGCTCGGCCCGCTGCTGGCTGCTGGTGTGCGGTGCGCTGATCGTGGCGGTGGTGCTTCTCGACGCGCTGGAGGCCCTGTTGAGCGGGGTGACCAGCGCCAGATCCACGGCCTGGCTGCGCGGGCGTGGCCTGGCCGGGCTGCTCGGCGCGGCGCCGGAGCACGGTGCGCGGCTGCCCCCCGGTGAGCTGGCGACCCGGCTCTCCGCGAACGCGACGGAGGCCGGTACGGCGCCGGTGAGCGCGGCGGCGCTGGCCGCCTCCCTGCTCGCGCCGGCGGGCGCGGTGATCGCGCTCTTCCTCATCGATTTCTGGACGGCCGTGGCGTTCCTCGCCGGGATCCCGGTGCTGCTGCTGGTGCTGCGCGCGTTCGCCCGGGACACCTCCGACAGCGCGGCGCGCTATCAGCGGGTGCAGGCGGACCTCGCGTCCCGGCTGGTGGAGGTGCTGGACGGCGCGCGTACGGTCGCGGCGGCCGGTACGGCGGAGCGCGAGCGCGACCGTATCCTCGCCCCGCTGCCCGAACTCGCCGTGCAGGGACGGCGGATGTGGCGGGTGCACGGCCGGGCCGTGGCCCGTGGCGGGGTGCTGCTGCCCCTGCTGACGACCGGTGTGCTCGCCGTCGGCGGGGTGGCGCTCGCGGCGGGCCGGATCAGCGTGGGCGATCTGCTGGCCGCCTCCCGCTACGCGGCGCTGGCGGCCGGTGTGGGCGCGGGCGCCGGGCTGCTGGGCTCGCTCGTACGCAGCCGGTCGGCCGCCCGCAGGACGGCCGCGCTCGCGGCGCTGCCGCCCCTGGCGTACGGCACCGGACGGCTCCCGGAGGCCGGGCCCGGCGCGCTCGATCTGCGGGGGGTACGGGTCGTACGGGACGGCCGGACCCTGCTCGACGGGGTGGATCTGAGCGTGCCCGGGGGTGTGTCGGTGGCGGTGGTGGGCCGTTCGGGCGCGGGGAAGTCGACGCTGGCCGCCGTCGCGGGACGGCTGACCGACCCGGACGAGGGCCGTGTCCTGCTGGACGGCGTACCGCTGGCGTCGCTGGCGCGCGGGGAGCTGCGCCGCGAGGTCGGGTACGCGTTCGAGCGGCCGGTGCTGTTCGGCGACACGATCGGCGCGGCGCTCGCCGCCGGGGCCGAGCCGGCGTCGGCGGCCCGGGTACGGTCGGCGGCCCGCGCGGCGAGCGCCGACGCGTTCGTCCGGCTGCTCCCCCGGGGGTACGACACCCCGCCCGCCGAGGCCCCGCTGTCCGGCGGTGAACTCCAGCGCCTGGGCCTCGCCCGTGCCTTCGCGCACGCCGGCCGGCT encodes the following:
- the lanKC gene encoding class III lanthionine synthetase LanKC, with amino-acid sequence MNKGYAVFCDADRHFYDAPHRLPSTGDAGHGALYEAAHRSAPEGWQRHRSGDWLAWRPVDAQLPAQGWKIHVAACLDNAESVLERVMDYCVPRGIAFKFVPSRYLLHTRNAKYADRAASGKFITVYPADDERCGAVAEELSVLLAGEPGPYILSDLRWGEGPVHLRYGGFTERSCYDAEGTLRPAVEDAAGRLVPDRRGPVFRIPAWVTPPGFLQPHLDARDATTVTGLPYTVERALHFSNGGGVYVGRHHGTGEKVVLKEARPHAGLAADGADAVTRLAREQRALERLSGLPYTPSVRDSLTLGGHRFLVLEFIEGKPLNSFFARRHPLIDTDPDPARLAEYTAWALRIHRLVEEAVEAVHARGVVFNDLHLFNIMVSEDESSVVLLDFEAAAHVDDNSRQTVANPAFVAPADRRGFDVDRYALACLRIALFLPLTSLFIVDRAKARHLAEMVAERFPVDRAFLDAAVAEILRDTGTDADVNTGSESDTGSGYLPVGPADWPQARDSMVRAILAAASPDREDRFFPGDIAQFATPGGGMSFGYGTAGVLYALAESGAERCVPAEEWLLQRVKTPASGTPLGFYDGLAGIAWTLNRLGHPQPALETVDLILDQPWESLPPDLHSGAAGLGLALCALAADTGDPVLHAAAVRCAELAAAAVAGGLPRAGLLHGASGVALLLVRLYERTGEAALLDLAADALRRDLARCKPGIGGSLQVDEGWRTMPYAGGGSVGIGMVLDDYLAHRSDDGFERARAGIVRAAQSHFYAQPGLFRGAAGMVLHLSRTTATGPGTGAEGVRRQITTLGWHAMTYRGQLAFPGEQMMRLSMDLSTGTAGVLLALAAAAPASTAHLPFLPPLRRPQTGSSQEP
- a CDS encoding SapB/AmfS family lanthipeptide; protein product: MNLLDLQSMEIPQEEAIGETATASYASLLLCFGSALSLLTC
- a CDS encoding ATP-binding cassette domain-containing protein encodes the protein MKFPRRGAPGSRAAAPTGHGLLRGAVRHSAGRTAAVLCCSAASAGAALAVPAALGRALDLLLDSGGGSGSSGSGFDGGSGSARCWLLVCGALIVAVVLLDALEALLSGVTSARSTAWLRGRGLAGLLGAAPEHGARLPPGELATRLSANATEAGTAPVSAAALAASLLAPAGAVIALFLIDFWTAVAFLAGIPVLLLVLRAFARDTSDSAARYQRVQADLASRLVEVLDGARTVAAAGTAERERDRILAPLPELAVQGRRMWRVHGRAVARGGVLLPLLTTGVLAVGGVALAAGRISVGDLLAASRYAALAAGVGAGAGLLGSLVRSRSAARRTAALAALPPLAYGTGRLPEAGPGALDLRGVRVVRDGRTLLDGVDLSVPGGVSVAVVGRSGAGKSTLAAVAGRLTDPDEGRVLLDGVPLASLARGELRREVGYAFERPVLFGDTIGAALAAGAEPASAARVRSAARAASADAFVRLLPRGYDTPPAEAPLSGGELQRLGLARAFAHAGRLLILDDATSSLDTVTERQVERALARDITPGTRLVVAHRLSSAARADLVVWLEEGRIRAVGPHPELWRVPAYRAVFAPPGEHSEPNEPTEKGR